The DNA region CACTCGATGTACGAGGCGGCCTGCGCGGACGCGCCCTCGCTCATGGTGTGCTCCTGGTAGTCCAGCAGGCGGGCGTCCACGCCGACCGCCTGCAGCGCGGCGAAGAAGGCGGAGATCGGGCCGTTGCCGGAGCCGGTCAGGACGGTGTCGACACCGTCGACGACCGCCTCGACCTTCAGGGTGTCGGTGCCGTCCGTGTCCGAGGTGGACTGGCCGGAACGCAGCTGGATGCGGCCCCAGGCGTTGTCCGGGTCGGCGGTGGGCAGGTACTCGTCCTGGAAGACGGACCAGATCTCCTTCGGCGTGACCTCGCCGCCCTCGGCGTCGGTCTTGGCCTGGATGATCCGCGAGAACTCGATCTGCATGCGGCGCGGCAGGTCCAGCTTGTGGTCGTTCTTCAGGACGTACGCGATGCCGCCCTTGCCGGACTGCGAGTTGACCCGGATGACGGCCTCGTAGGAGCGGCCGACGTCCTTCGGGTCGATCGGCAGGTACGGCACGGCCCACTCGATGTCGTCGACGGTCCTGCCCTGGGCGGCCGCGTCGGCCTCCATGGCGTCGAAGCCCTTCTTGATGGCGTCCTGGTGGGAGCCGGAGAAGGCGGTGTAGACCAGGTCGCCCGCGTAGGGGTGGCGCGGGTGGACCTCCATCTGGTTGCAGTACTCGCTGGTCCGGCGGATCTCGTCGATCTGCGAGAAGTCGATCTGCGGGTCGACGCCCTGGCTGAACAGGTTCATGCCCAGGGTCACCAGGTCGACGTTGCCGGTGCGCTCGCCCTGCCCGAACAGACAGCCCTCGATGCGGTCGGCGCCGGCCATGATCGCCAGCTCGGCCGCCGCCACCGCCGTACCGCGGTCGTTGTGCGGGTGCACGGACAGGCAGACGTGCTCGCGGCGGGTCAGGTGGCGGGACATCCACTCGAAGCGGTCCGCGTGGGTGGACGGCGTCGAACGCTCCACGGTGGCGGGCAGGTTCAGGATGATCTCGCGGCCCGGGCCGGGCTGCCACACGTCGCAGACCGCCTCGCAGACCTCCAGGGCGAAGTCCAGCTCGGTGTCGGTGAAGATCTCCGGGCTGTACTGGTAGCCGAAGGTGGTCTCCGGGCCCAGCAGCTTCTCCGCGTACTCCATCACCAGGCGGGTGCCGTCGACGGCGATCTGCTTGATGTCGTCCTTCGAGCCGCGGAACACGACCCGGCGGAAGGTCGGCGCGGTCGCGTTGTACAGGTGCACGGTGGCGCGCTTGGCGCCCTTCAGGGACTCCACGGTCCGCTCGATCAGGTCCTCGCGGGCCTGGGTCAGTACGGAGATGGTGACGTCGTCCGGGATCGCGCCCTCTTCGATGATGGAGCGGACGAACGCGAAGTCGGTCTCGCCGGAGGACGGGAAGCCGACCTCGATCTCCTTGTAGCCCAGCCGGACCAGCAGGTCGAACATCTCGCGCTTGCGGGCCGGGCTCATCGGGTCGATCAGCGCCTGGTTGCCGTCGCGCAGGTCGGTGGAGAGCCAGCGGGGCGCCTTGGTGATGCGCTGCTCCGGCCAGGTGCGGTCGGGGATGGCGACGGCCTCGTACTGCCCGTACTTGTGGACGGGCATCCCGGACGGCTGCTGCAGGTGCGTCGCGTTGGTGATCGGCGTCGGACGGCTGATGAAGGGCGACTGAGACATTGCGTAGGGCTCCTCGGAGGTCCTGCGGGAGGGACGGCCGACTGTCGAACGCAACACCGAAACCCGCGGGGAGGGGGTCGGCCTACGACTACAGGCCCTCGCCGCGGCAGCTAAGGAGAAGCAGCCCGAAACGCATGATGTGCGTCACTGTAGCCCAGGCCCGGCGGAGGCGGACGTCCCGTTTCAGTATGCAAGACGGCGGTCACGTCAAGGCCGAAAGGTGACCTATCACTCCATTTCGCCAATCACTGTCGCTGCTCGTGACAGTGACACCACACAGTGCCACATTGCTGGGATGACTCCCCACTCGTCTGTGTTCTGCTCGATCGTCCCGCCCCACATCCTGGAGCGGCTCGCCGAATCCGATAACCCGGCCTACGCCCAGGCCGCCCAGCGCACCCTCCTCATGGACGTCACCCAGCGCTCGGCCCGCGAGGAGGCGCCCCCGGCCCCGGAGGGCGCCCCCTCCGACAAGCCGCAGCGGACCATCTACGACGCCGAGCACGGCACCGAGCTGCCGGGCGTCCGCGTGCACGAGGAGAGCGACCGCCCCTCCAAGGACGCCACCGTCAACCGGGCCCACGCCGGGCTCGGCGCCACCTTCGACCTCTTCTTCAAGGCCTTCGGACACCGTTCCATCGACGGCGCGGGCATGCCGCTGATCGCGAGCGTCCACTTCGACGAGAAGTACGACAACGCCTTCTGGAACGGCGAGCAGATGGTGTTCGGCGACGGTGACGGCGAGCTCTTCCTCGACTTCACCATCCCGGTCGACGTCATCGGCCACGAGCTGGCCCACGGCTTCACCCAGCACTCGGCGAACCTCGCCTACTTCGGGCAGTCCGGCGCGCTCAACGAGTCCGTCTCCGACGTCTTCGGCTCGCTGGTGAAGCAGCACGCGCTGGGCCAGACGGCCGACCAGGCCGACTGGCTGATCGGCGCCGGTCTGCTCGGTCCCGCCATCGACAACGGCGTCGCGCTGCGCTCCATGAAGGAGCCGGGCACGGCGTACGACGACGACGAACTCGGCAAGGACCCGCAGCCGGCCACCATGGACGACTACGTGCGCACCAGCTCCGACAACGGCGGCGTCCACATCAACTCGGGCATCCCCAACCACGCCTTCTACCTGCTGGCCACCGAGCTCGGCGGCTTCGCCTGGGAGCGGGCCGGGAAGATCTGGTACGACGTGATGACCGGCGGCACCCTGACCGAGGAGGCCCGCTTCAACGAGTTCGCGCGGGCGACGGTGGCGTCGGCCCGCCGGCTCTTCGGCGAGGGCGACGAGGTCCAGTCCGTCCTCAAGGCCTGGTCGCTCGTCGGCGTGCCGACCACCTGAGAGCGCTGGTAGACAGGTCCCATGCGCATCCGAGTACGACGCACAGGCGGCTTCGCGGGCATCGAGAAGTCCGCGGAACTGGACACGGCGGGCCTGGCCGACGCCGAGCAGATGCACGACCTGGCCCGCGCGGCGCTCGCCGCGGAACCCCGCGAGAGCCGCGGGGTCCCGGACGGCTTCGCGTACGAGATCACGGTCGACGGCCGCACGGTGAAGTGCTGCGACCCCGACCTCACGCCGGAGCAGCGCGAGCTGATCCAGCGGGTCCTGAAGGAAGGCGCCTAGCCCCGAGGGGCCTAGCGCCCCGGGGCTGGCGGCCGAGCTTCTAGAAGCCCAGCTTCCGGAGCTGCTTGGGGTCCCCTCTTTCACTGCCGCCCTCGCACCGTGAGGCCCCGGGGGGCCTCACGGGCTTCGGACGGCTGCGCCGGCCTCCGGCCGGACGGTGGGTGGCCGGGCTAGAAGCCCAGCTTCCTGAGCTGCTTGGGGTCCCGCTGCCAGTCCTTCGCGACCTTCACGTGGAGGTCGAGGAAGACCGGGGTCCCGAGCAGGGCCTCGATGTGCTTGCGGGACTTCATGCCGACCTCCTTCAGGCGCTTGCCCTTGGGGCCGATGATGATGCCCTTCTGGCTGGGGCGCTCGATGTACACGTTGGCGTGGATGTCGAGCAGCGGCCGGTCGGCGGGGCGGTTCTCGCGGGGCAGCATCTCCTCGACGACCACCGCGATCGAGTGCGGCAGCTCGTCCCGTACGCCTTCGAGCGCGGCCTCGCGGATCAGCTCCGCGACCATGACCATCTCGGGCTCGTCGGTGAGGTCGCCCTCCGGGTAGAGCGGCGGGGACTGCGGGAGCAGCGGGATGAGCAGGTCGGCGACGAGCTGGACCTGCTTGTCGCCGACGGCGGAGACGGGGACGATCTCCGCCCACTCGATGCCGAGCTCCTTGCCGAGCTGGTCGATGGCGATCAGCTGCTCGGCGAGGGTCTTGGAGTCGACGAGGTCCGTCTTGGTGACGATCGCGACCTTGGGGGTCTTCTTGATCTCGGCGAGCTCCTTGGCGATGAAGCGGTCGCCGGGGCCGAGCTTCTGGTCGGCGGGCAGGCAGAAGCCGATCACGTCGACCTCGGCCCAGGTGGTGCGCACGACGTCGTTCAGCCGCTCGCCGAGGAGCGTGCGCGGCTTGTGGAGGCCGGGGGTGTCGACCAGGATCAGCTGCGCGTCGGGGCGGTGCACGATGCCGCGGACGGTGTGCCGGGTGGTCTGCGGCCGGTTGGAGGTGATCGCCACCTTCTGGCCGACGAGAGCGTTCGTGAGGGTGGACTTGCCCGCGTTGGGGCGCCCGACGAAGCAGGCGAAGCCCGCCCGGTGGGGGGCTTTGTTCTCATCGGTCTCAGGAGTACGAACGCTCATGGGGGCCATTGTCCCCGATGAGCGCCCGCCTCACGTACCCAGTGCCCGGTGACGGCGGATCCGGAGGGCGACGACCCCGGCCGTACCGCCGCAGACCAGGGCGGCGAGGGGCAGCCAGGGCAGGGCCAGGAAGCCGACCCGGCCGGACTCGCGGACGTCCTTGGCGGTGGCGGTGAGGGTGATGTCCCCCCAGTCGAGCTGCGGCGAGCCGGTCCACTGCTCGGTGAGCCGGATCTTCTGCCGGGGCAGCAGCTCGGCCGGCAGCCGGTCCAGGTCGCGGGCGAGCAGGGTGCGGCCGAAGAGGCCCTGGGCCTTGAGGGCGACCTTGGGGTTGAGGGTGACGTTGCCGCGGTTGTGGAGGGTGTACGAGACGACGGCGCGGCTGGTGCCGGTGCCGGGGACGAGCGGCCGGTCCTGGTCGAGGGTGACGTCCTCGACGGAGAGGGCGGGCACGGTGGGGCCGCCGACCCGGAGGTAGACGCGGGCGGCGACGGCGCGCTGCACCCCGAGGGCGACCGCGCCCGCGCCGCCGCCCTTCGCCACCCGCTCGTCGAGGGCGACGACGGCGCCGGGGTGGTCGCCGGGCTCGGCGTCGGCGGGGACGGCGAGGGTGTACGGCACGGTGACGGCCGAGCGCGGCGGGACGGTGACCCGGTCGCGGGCCGGCTTGATCCAGGCGCCGGCGCCGGTCTGCCGCTCCTGCCGGGTGCGGACGGCGAAGCCGCCGTCGCGTTCGGTGTTGTAGGCGTCGGCGCCGTAGAGCAGGAAGGTGAGCGGGGCGGCGGTCTTGTTGGCGACGGTGACCTGGTCGGTGACGGTGCTCCCCGGGTCGGCGGAGAGGTAGAAGTACGGGCGGCTGCCGAGCTGCGAGGCGGCCGGGTAGACGGCCCACTCGCCGTTCTCGGCGGCGGAGGCGGGGGGCGCGCTCTGGGCGCCGAGCAGAAGCACGGCGCCCAGAACGCTCAGCAGGAGGAGGACGTACGGCTTGCGTCGCACGGGTGCGGACCCCTTCGGTTCCAGTGGTTCGGTGCCTTCGTACGGTCAGGACAGCGTCAGCGTGAGCACGCCCGCGTACGAGCCCGGCGCGGTGAACGCGGGAACGTCGAGGGAGAGCCCGGCGTCGACGGTGAACTCGCCGCCGGTGACGGTGCCGTTGGGCGTGGACGCGAGGGTCGCGCCCGTGCTGCCGACGGGTCCCGCGGTGCCGGGGGCGCAGGTGCTGGGGCTGCCGGCCTTGGTGGCGCAGGCCGGGGTCCAGCTGAGCTTCCCGGCGCCGATGGCGGCGCCGCCGGGGCCGGTGAAGTCGGTGACCTTGCCGGTCAGGGACCAGCCCGCGGGACCGCCGCGGAAGTCCTTGACGGTCACCGTCCGCAGGGCGCCGGTGGCCGCGCCGCCGGTGCCGAACTCGACGGCCGAGAGCGCGACGGCGTCGCCGGCCTGGGTCATCGACAGGGTGCCCGCCTTGACCGTGGCGGTGATCTTCTGGCTGCCCGGCGGGGCCGGGGTGTCGTCGATGACCTGGTACGCGACGGGGCCGGCGCCCTTGTCGGCGTCCCAGGCGGCGCCCTCGTACGCCACGATCCCGGTGGTCGCCTTGTCGGAGACCATCAGGCGCGCGGCGAAGCCGCCCTCGCTGTCGGTGGTGACGGTCATCTTGTCGGCGGTCTCGGCGGCGCCGGCCCGGCCGGCGACGGTGACCTCGGTGAGCGGGGTGAACTTGGTGCCGGTGACGGTGACCCGGACGCCGGGTGCGCCGGAGGCGTTGTCGAGCTGGAGGGCCCGCTCGTTGGCGCCCGGCTGGGCGGTCGCCGTGACGGTCTCGGAGACCGGTGCGGGCGGGTTGGACACGGTGCAGGGCGTGTCCAGCTCCATGATGTAGGAGGTGTGGATGTTGTAGTCGCCGGGCGAGAGCTGGATCGCGCCGGGCGCGGTGACCGTGAAGGTGCCGGTCATCGAGAAGGGCGGGAAGGCGCCCTTGCCGGGGACGGGCGGGTTCTTCTTCTCGCCGGTGACGGTGACCGAGCCGGTCTGGGCGCCGCCCAGGGTGACCTTGCCGCTCGGGGTCATGATGTTTTCCGGGAGCGCGAGGTCGACCGGGTTGGACGCGGCGGGCTTGGTGACCGTGTAGGTGACGGTGACCGTGTCGCCGACCTTGGGCGCCGCGTTGTCGACGGTGATCTGCGCGGTGGTGGTGCCGTCGATGGGCGGGATGCCGGCGATCGGCGGCGGTACGCAGTGGGTCGCGAAGTCGACCGCCACGGAGGCGGTGGTGGCCGCCCCGGCGGGTGCGGCGAGCGCCCCGCCCGCGGTGAGCGCGAGCGCGGTGGCGCCGAGGGCGGCGGTCCAGCGGCGCCGTCTTCGAGCAGCCGTACCGCTCCGTGTGCGGCGTGTTCCGAGTGCCATGTGGGCCCCTCCTGAGGGATGAGAGGGCGCCATTGACGGCTGCGGGCCGAGAGAAGTCAATGGAATCGAAATGCATCGACTGATGACCCATCAGATACTGTCAAGATCAGGATGATCGTGGTGTTTCCGCAGGTCACGACAGGAACCGGTGCCGCTCGCGGCGGCACCGGTCGGTCATGCGAAAGGGGGCTCAGCTGAACACGAAGGGCCCGGGCGACTGCGAGGTGAGCGCGTCGCAGTTCACGGTGACGCCGAAGATCACCATCTTGAGCGCGGTGCCCGCGAAGTAGGAGTTGAGGCTGTCGCCGGAGGCGACGGTCCCACTGAGCGGGCCGATCGTGACGGACTGGTTCGCGGCGAGCGCCGGGTTCTTCTTGCCGCTGAAGACCCGGGTGCCGCCGCCCGCCTTGGCCATCGTCAGGGTGGCGCTGATCTGGTCGGCGCCGACCGCGATCGGCGTCTTGACGGCCGAGGTGAGGGTGATCGTCGCGGCGGTGCCGCTCTGCGTGGCGGTGAGCGTGGCACCGCCGCCGCCCCAGGCCCCGCAGTCGTACGTGGCCGTGGCCGAGCCCGGCGACACGGCGGCGGCGCCCGGCGCGAAGGCGAGGGCCGAGGCGGCGAGCGCCCCGGAGAGCGCCGCGACGATCCCTAAGCTGCTTCTGCTTCTCATGGCGTGGACGTACCCCTTCCGATTCCGGTGAAGGACGACGCAGGGGTGCGGACGCTGCGTGAAGCGGACACTGCGCGGATCTGACGGTCCGTCGGACCGTGCGCAGTCATTGACGCGCATTCCTCACAAGAGCACAAGGGCCATGTGTGAGGCGGTACGACGGGTGCGGCGGCCCGCGCCTCAGCCGGCCGTGACCGCCACCCGCAGCTTCCCGTCGGGCCCCGCGAGCAGCACCGGCGTCTCCGGCCCGCCCAGGTCCCGTACCGCCGCGCGGTCCTCGTCCGAGGGGGTCTCCGCGGCGGAGACGACGGCCGCGGCCTCCAGCGACTCGGCACCGCTGGCCACGGCCATCGCGACCGCGGTCTGCAGCGCGCTCAGCTTGAGCGACTCCAGGGCGACGGTCCCGGCCACGTACGTCCGTCCGGTCTCGTCGCGCACCGCGGCGCCCTCGGCGACCCCGTTGCGGGCGCGGGCGCTGCGCGCCAGCGTGATGATCTTCAGGTCCTCGGCGCCGAGGTCGTCGTGCTCGCGGTTGAGTGTCATGATCCGAGGATAGGCCGGGGCCCGCGGTGACGGGCCGGGGACCTGGGATCAGCGCGGGAGCCGAGCGGGGCCGGGGGCTCAGCCCTGGGCGGCCTTGACGAACTTGTCGGTGGCCGTCTTGGCGAGTTCGTCGAAGTCCTTGTTGGCCGCGGGGGCCGCGAGCACCATCAGGCGCACCACGCCGTTGCCCTGGCGCGCGTACGCGAAGTTCGGCGCGATCGTGATGCCGGGGGAGACCTCGACACCGAGGGTGAAGGCGAGCGCCTCCTCGGCGCCCTGCGGCGCGGGGCGCTTCTTCGCCGTGATCTTCATCTTCTGGCCGTCGGCCTCCACGGGGATCTCGGCGCAGGTGTCGAGGGCCGTGTTGAGCTGCTTGAGGTGGTCGGCCGCACCGGTACCGGTGAAGCTCAGGACCCGCTCGGTGATCTCCGCGTCGTTGTTGCCGCGGGCGAAGTCGGCGCTCGGGCTCTGCGTGGCACCGGCGGTCTCGCCGTTGCTCATCATGTCGGCGAAGGGCTGGCACTCGGTCTTGCTGGTCTTGTAGACGGTCGGGGCGTCCGGGTGCTTCGTGGTCTTCCAGCCGGACGGCAGGTCCTTCAGCTCAAGCAGGGCCGCCTTCATCTGGGCGTCGGTCAGCGGCTTGGCGGCCGGCGCCTCGGACGTGGGGGCGGCGGTGGTCGTCGCTCCGGCGGCCGGCTTGGCGGCGCCGTCCTTCGCGGCACCGCCCTTCTCGTCGCCGCCACCGCAGGCGGCGGTCAGCGAGAGAGCGGAGACGGCGAGGGCGGCGGCCAGGCCGCGTCTGATGCGAGTGCGCATGGTGAAGTACCTCTTGAGGGTGGAGAGTTGAGCGGATGACGCCGGGCGCCGCAAGATCGACAACGCCCGGACGGCCGGAGCATATACGGCGTCGGTGACACGTACGTGATGAATAAGGCGACGCGTACGTGCTGAGCAAACCGCCCGTCCGGCGTCAGGCCCTCGCCCGCCGGTGAC from Streptomyces fradiae includes:
- a CDS encoding WxL protein peptidoglycan domain-containing protein is translated as MRRKPYVLLLLSVLGAVLLLGAQSAPPASAAENGEWAVYPAASQLGSRPYFYLSADPGSTVTDQVTVANKTAAPLTFLLYGADAYNTERDGGFAVRTRQERQTGAGAWIKPARDRVTVPPRSAVTVPYTLAVPADAEPGDHPGAVVALDERVAKGGGAGAVALGVQRAVAARVYLRVGGPTVPALSVEDVTLDQDRPLVPGTGTSRAVVSYTLHNRGNVTLNPKVALKAQGLFGRTLLARDLDRLPAELLPRQKIRLTEQWTGSPQLDWGDITLTATAKDVRESGRVGFLALPWLPLAALVCGGTAGVVALRIRRHRALGT
- the leuA gene encoding 2-isopropylmalate synthase, with amino-acid sequence MSQSPFISRPTPITNATHLQQPSGMPVHKYGQYEAVAIPDRTWPEQRITKAPRWLSTDLRDGNQALIDPMSPARKREMFDLLVRLGYKEIEVGFPSSGETDFAFVRSIIEEGAIPDDVTISVLTQAREDLIERTVESLKGAKRATVHLYNATAPTFRRVVFRGSKDDIKQIAVDGTRLVMEYAEKLLGPETTFGYQYSPEIFTDTELDFALEVCEAVCDVWQPGPGREIILNLPATVERSTPSTHADRFEWMSRHLTRREHVCLSVHPHNDRGTAVAAAELAIMAGADRIEGCLFGQGERTGNVDLVTLGMNLFSQGVDPQIDFSQIDEIRRTSEYCNQMEVHPRHPYAGDLVYTAFSGSHQDAIKKGFDAMEADAAAQGRTVDDIEWAVPYLPIDPKDVGRSYEAVIRVNSQSGKGGIAYVLKNDHKLDLPRRMQIEFSRIIQAKTDAEGGEVTPKEIWSVFQDEYLPTADPDNAWGRIQLRSGQSTSDTDGTDTLKVEAVVDGVDTVLTGSGNGPISAFFAALQAVGVDARLLDYQEHTMSEGASAQAASYIECAIDGKVLWGIGIDANTTRASLKAVVSAVNRSAR
- a CDS encoding beta-xylosidase produces the protein MALGTRRTRSGTAARRRRRWTAALGATALALTAGGALAAPAGAATTASVAVDFATHCVPPPIAGIPPIDGTTTAQITVDNAAPKVGDTVTVTYTVTKPAASNPVDLALPENIMTPSGKVTLGGAQTGSVTVTGEKKNPPVPGKGAFPPFSMTGTFTVTAPGAIQLSPGDYNIHTSYIMELDTPCTVSNPPAPVSETVTATAQPGANERALQLDNASGAPGVRVTVTGTKFTPLTEVTVAGRAGAAETADKMTVTTDSEGGFAARLMVSDKATTGIVAYEGAAWDADKGAGPVAYQVIDDTPAPPGSQKITATVKAGTLSMTQAGDAVALSAVEFGTGGAATGALRTVTVKDFRGGPAGWSLTGKVTDFTGPGGAAIGAGKLSWTPACATKAGSPSTCAPGTAGPVGSTGATLASTPNGTVTGGEFTVDAGLSLDVPAFTAPGSYAGVLTLTLS
- a CDS encoding M4 family metallopeptidase; the protein is MTPHSSVFCSIVPPHILERLAESDNPAYAQAAQRTLLMDVTQRSAREEAPPAPEGAPSDKPQRTIYDAEHGTELPGVRVHEESDRPSKDATVNRAHAGLGATFDLFFKAFGHRSIDGAGMPLIASVHFDEKYDNAFWNGEQMVFGDGDGELFLDFTIPVDVIGHELAHGFTQHSANLAYFGQSGALNESVSDVFGSLVKQHALGQTADQADWLIGAGLLGPAIDNGVALRSMKEPGTAYDDDELGKDPQPATMDDYVRTSSDNGGVHINSGIPNHAFYLLATELGGFAWERAGKIWYDVMTGGTLTEEARFNEFARATVASARRLFGEGDEVQSVLKAWSLVGVPTT
- a CDS encoding cytidine deaminase; protein product: MTLNREHDDLGAEDLKIITLARSARARNGVAEGAAVRDETGRTYVAGTVALESLKLSALQTAVAMAVASGAESLEAAAVVSAAETPSDEDRAAVRDLGGPETPVLLAGPDGKLRVAVTAG
- the era gene encoding GTPase Era, with protein sequence MAPMSVRTPETDENKAPHRAGFACFVGRPNAGKSTLTNALVGQKVAITSNRPQTTRHTVRGIVHRPDAQLILVDTPGLHKPRTLLGERLNDVVRTTWAEVDVIGFCLPADQKLGPGDRFIAKELAEIKKTPKVAIVTKTDLVDSKTLAEQLIAIDQLGKELGIEWAEIVPVSAVGDKQVQLVADLLIPLLPQSPPLYPEGDLTDEPEMVMVAELIREAALEGVRDELPHSIAVVVEEMLPRENRPADRPLLDIHANVYIERPSQKGIIIGPKGKRLKEVGMKSRKHIEALLGTPVFLDLHVKVAKDWQRDPKQLRKLGF
- a CDS encoding protealysin inhibitor emfourin, whose amino-acid sequence is MRIRVRRTGGFAGIEKSAELDTAGLADAEQMHDLARAALAAEPRESRGVPDGFAYEITVDGRTVKCCDPDLTPEQRELIQRVLKEGA